From Eptesicus fuscus isolate TK198812 chromosome 22, DD_ASM_mEF_20220401, whole genome shotgun sequence, a single genomic window includes:
- the AHCYL1 gene encoding S-adenosylhomocysteine hydrolase-like protein 1 isoform X1 has protein sequence MQEFTKFPTKTGRRSLSRSISQSSTDSYSSAASYTDSSDDEVSPRDKQQTNSKGSSNFCVKNIKQAEFGRREIEIAEQDMSALISLRKRAQGEKPLAGAKIVGCTHITAQTAVLIETLCALGAQCRWSACNIYSTQNEVAAALAEAGVAVFAWKGESEDDFWWCIDRCVNMDGWQANMILDDGGDLTHWVYKKYPNVFKKIRGIVEESVTGVHRLYQLSKAGKLCVPAMNVNDSVTKQKFDNLYCCRESILDGLKRTTDVMFGGKQVVVCGYGEVGKGCCAALKALGAIVYITEIDPICALQACMDGFRVVKLSEVIRQVDVVITCTGNKNVVTREHLDRMKNSCIVCNMGHSNTEIDVTSLRTPELTWERVRSQVDHVIWPDGKRVVLLAEGRLLNLSCSTVPTFVLSITATTQALALIELYNAPEGRYKQDVYLLPKKMDEYVASLHLPSFDAHLTELTDDQAKYLGLNKNGPFKPNYYRY, from the exons CTGCGTCCTACACAGACAGCTCTGATGATGAGGTCTCCCCTCGGGATAAGCAGCAAACCAACTCCAAGGGCAGCAGCAATTTCTGCGTGAAGAACATCAAGCAGGCAGAATTCGGACGCCGGGAGATTGAGATCGCAGAGCAAG ACATGTCTGCTCTGATTTCACTCAGGAAACGCGCTCAGGGGGAGAAGCCCTTGGCTGGTGCTAAAATAGTGGGCTGTACACACATCACAGCCCAGACTGCG GTGTTGATTGAGACGCTCTGTGCGCTGGGGGCCCAGTGCCGCTGGTCCGCCTGCAACATCTACTCCACGCAGAACGAAGTGGCTGCAGCACTGGCTGAGGCTG GAGTCGCCGTGTTCGCGTGGAAGGGCGAGTCGGAAGACGACTTCTGGTGGTGCATCGACCGCTGTGTGAACATGGACGGGTGGCAAGCCAACATG ATCCTGGATGATGGGGGAGACTTAACCCACTGGGTTTATAAGAAGTATCCAAACGTGTTTAAGAAGATCCGAGGCATTGTGGAAGAGAGCGTGACTGGTGTGCACAG GCTGTATCAGCTCTCCAAAGCGGGGAAGCTCTGTGTTCCAGCCATGAACGTCAATGATTCTGTTACCAAACAGAAGTTTGATAACTTGTACTGCTGCCGAGAGTCCATTCTGGATGG cctgAAGAGGACCACAGACGTGATGTTTGGTGGGAAGCAGGTGGTGGTGTGTGGCTACGGTGAG GTGGGGAAGGGCTGCTGTGCTGCTCTCAAGGCCCTCGGAGCCATCGTCTACATCACAGAGATCGACCCCATCTGtgctctgcaggcctg CATGGACGGGTTCAGGGTGGTAAAGCTCAGTGAAGTCATCCGGCAAGTGGATGTGGTGATCACCTGCACAG GAAATAAGAACGTAGTGACGCGGGAGCATCTGGACCGCATGAAAAACAGCTGTATCGTGTGCAACATGGGCCACTCCAACACGGAGATTGATGTG ACCAGCCTGCGCACCCCGGAGCTGACGTGGGAGCGGGTCCGTTCTCAGGTGGACCATGTCATCTGGCCCGACGGCAAGCGCGTCGTCCTGCTGGCAGAG GGCCGCCTGCTCAACCTGAGCTGCTCCACAGTCCCCACCTTTGTCCTGTCCATCACGGCGACCACACAG GCTTTGGCACTGATAGAGCTCTACAATGCACCCGAGGGACGCTACAAGCAAGACGTGTACTTGCTGCCCAAGAAAATGG ATGAGTACGTTGCCAGCTTGCACCTGCCATCATTTGATGCCCACCTGACAGAGCTGACGGATGACCAAGCAAAATATCTGGGACTCAACAAAAATGGGCCATTCAAACCCAATTATTACAG ATACTAA
- the STRIP1 gene encoding striatin-interacting protein 1 isoform X2, translated as MEPAAGSPGPLIMNNKQPQPPPPPPPATAQPPPGTPRAGAGLLPGGKAREFNRNQRKDSEGYSESPDLEFEYADTDKWAAELSELYSYTEGPEFLMNRKCFEEDFRIHVTDKKWTELDTNQHRTHAMRLLDGLEVTAREKRLKVARAILYVAQGTFGECSSEAEVQSWMRYNIFLLLEVGTFHALVELLNMEIDAACSSAVRKPAISLADSTDLRVLLNIMYLIVETVHQECEGDKAEWRTMRQTFRAELGSPLYNNEPFAIMLFGMVTKFCSGHAPHFPMKKVLLLLWKTVLCTLGGFEELQSMKAEKRTMLGLPPLPEDSIKVVRNMRAASPPASASDLIEQQQKRGRREHKALIKQDNLDAFNERDPYKADDAREEEEENDDDNSLEGETFPLERDEVMPPPLQHPQTDRLTCPKGLPWAPKVREKDIEMFLESSRSKFIGYTLGSDTNTVVGLPRPIHESIKTLKQHKYTSIAEVQAQMEEEFLRSPLSAGEEEVEQVPAETLYQGLLPSLPQYMIALLKILLAAAPTSKAKTDSINILADVLPEEMPTTVLQSMKLGVDVNRHKEVIVKAISAVLLLLLKHFKLNHVYQFEYMAQHLVFANCIPLILKFFNQNIMSYITAKNSISVLDYPHCVVHELPELTAESLEAGDNNQFCWRNLFSCINLLRILNKLTKWKHSRTMMLVVFKSAPILKRALKVKQAMMQLYVLKLLKVQTKYLGRQWRKSNMKTMSAIYQKVRHRLNDDWAYGNDLDARPWDFQAEECALRANIERFNARRYDRAHSNPDFLPVDNCLQSVLGQRVDLPEDFQMNYDLWLEREVFSKPISWEELLQ; from the exons ATGGAGCCCGCAGCCGGCAGCCCCGGCCCGCTGATCATGAACAACAAGCAGCCTCAGCCGCCGCCACCTCCGCCGCCCGCCACCGCGCAGCCGCCGCCCGGGACACCGCGGGCCGGCGCGGGTCTCCTGCCGGGGGGCAAAGCCCGAGAGTTCAACCGCAACCAGCGCAAAGACTCGGAG GGCTATTCCGAGTCTCCGGACCTGGAGTTTGAGTATGCGGACACGGACAAGTGGGCGGCCGAGCTCTCAG AGCTTTACAGCTACACGGAGGGGCCAGAATTCCTCATGAACCGAAAATGCTTCGAGGAGGACTTCCGCATCCATG TGACAGACAAGAAGTGGACCGAGCTGGACACCAACCAGCACCGGACCCACGCCATGAGGCTCCTGGACGGCCTGGAAGTCACTGCCAGGGAGAAGAGACTCAAGGTGGCCCGGGCAATTCTCTACGTTGCCCAAG GCACCTTCGGGGAGTGCAGCTCAGAGGCGGAGGTGCAGTCCTGGATGCGCTACAACATCTTCCTGCTCCTGGAGGTGGGCACGTTCCATGCGCTGGTGGAGCTTCTGAACATGGAAATAGA CGCCGCCTGCAGCAGCGCGGTGAGGAAGCCGGCCATCTCCCTGGCTGACAGCACGGACCTCAG GGTCCTGCTCAACATCATGTACCTGATTGTGGAGACGGTTCACCAGGAGTGTGAGGGCGATAAGGCCGAGTGGAGAACCATGCGCCAGACCTTCAGGGCCGAGCTGG GTTCCCCGCTCTACAACAACGAGCCATTCGCCATCATGCTGTTTGGGATGGTGACCAAAttttgcagtggccatgcccctCACTTCCCCATGAAGAAGGTTCTCTTGCTGCTTTGGAAGACAGTACTG TGCACGCTGGGCGGCTTTGAGGAGCTGCAGAGCATGAAGGCCGAGAAGCGCACCATGCTGGGCCTGCCCCCGCTGCCTGAGGACAGCATCAAAGTGGTCCGCAACATGAGGGCCGCCTCGCCGCCCGCGTCTGCCTCCGACCTGATCGAGCAGCAGCAGAAACGGGGCCGGCGGGAGCACAAG GCGCTGATAAAGCAGGACAACCTGGACGCCTTCAACGAGCGGGACCCCTACAAAGCCGACGACGCtcgagaagaggaagaagaaaacgaTGATGACAACAGCCTGGAGGGGGAGACGTTCCCCCTCGAGCGGGACGAGGTGATGCCTCCCCCACTACAGCACCCCCAGACCGACAGGCTTACCTGCCCAAAGGGGCTCCCATGGGCGCCCAAGGTCAG agagaaagacattgagaTGTTCCTCGAGTCCAGCCGCAGCAAATTCATAGGTTACACTCTGGGCAG CGACACGAACACAGTGGTGGGGCTGCCCAGGCCAATCCACGAAAGCATCAAGACTCTGAAACAG cacAAGTACACGTCGATCGCGGAGGTCCAGGCGCAGATGGAGGAGGAGTTCCTTCGCTCTCCTCTTTCAGCG ggagaagaggaagtcGAGCAAGTCCCTGCAGAGACACTCTACCaaggcctgctccccagcctgcccCAGTACATG ATCGCGCTGCTGAAGATCCTGCTGGCTGCAGCCCCCACCTCCAAAGCCAAAACCGACTCGATCAACATCCTGGCCGACGTCCTGCCTGAGGAGATGCC CACCACGGTGTTGCAGAGCATGAAGCTGGGCGTGGATGTGAACCGCCACAAGGAGGTCATTGTTAAGGCCATTTCCgctgtcctgctgctgctgctcaagCACTTCAAGTTGAACCACGTCTACCAG TTTGAATACATGGCCCAGCACCTGGTGTTTGCCAACTGCATCCCTTTGATCCTAAAGTTCTTCAATCAAAACATCATGTCCTACATCACTGCCAAGAACAG CATTTCCGTCCTGGATTACCCTCACTGCGTGGTGCACGAGCTGCCAGAGCTGACTGCCGAGAGTCTG GAAGCAGGCGACAATAACCAGTTTTGCTGGAGGAACCTCTTTTCTTGCATCAATCTCCTCCGGATCTTGAACAAGCTGACCAAGTGGAAGCACTCAAGAACGATG ATGCTGGTGGTGTTCAAGTCCGCCCCCATCCTGAAGCGCGCCCTGAAGGTGAAGCAGGCCATGATGCAGCTGTACGTGCTGAAGCTGCTCAAGGTGCAGACCAAGTACCTGGGGCGGCAGTGGCGCAAGAGCAACATGAAGACCATGTCTGCCATCTACCAGAAGGTGCGGCACCGGCTCAACGACGACTGGGCCTACGGCAACG ATCTGGACGCCCGGCCTTGGGACTTCCAAGCAGAGGAGTGTGCCCTCCGTGCCAACATTGAGCGCTTCAACGCCCGGCGCTATGACCGGGCCCACAGCAACCCCGACTTCCTGCCTGTGGACAACTGCCTGCAGAGCGTCCTGGGCCAGCGGGTGGACCTCCCTGAGGACTTCCAGATGAACTACGACCTCTGGTTAGAAAGGGAGGTTTTCTCCAAGCCCATTTCCTGGGAAGAGCTGCTGCAATGA
- the STRIP1 gene encoding striatin-interacting protein 1 isoform X1, with amino-acid sequence MEPAAGSPGPLIMNNKQPQPPPPPPPATAQPPPGTPRAGAGLLPGGKAREFNRNQRKDSEGYSESPDLEFEYADTDKWAAELSELYSYTEGPEFLMNRKCFEEDFRIHVTDKKWTELDTNQHRTHAMRLLDGLEVTAREKRLKVARAILYVAQGTFGECSSEAEVQSWMRYNIFLLLEVGTFHALVELLNMEIDNSAACSSAVRKPAISLADSTDLRVLLNIMYLIVETVHQECEGDKAEWRTMRQTFRAELGSPLYNNEPFAIMLFGMVTKFCSGHAPHFPMKKVLLLLWKTVLCTLGGFEELQSMKAEKRTMLGLPPLPEDSIKVVRNMRAASPPASASDLIEQQQKRGRREHKALIKQDNLDAFNERDPYKADDAREEEEENDDDNSLEGETFPLERDEVMPPPLQHPQTDRLTCPKGLPWAPKVREKDIEMFLESSRSKFIGYTLGSDTNTVVGLPRPIHESIKTLKQHKYTSIAEVQAQMEEEFLRSPLSAGEEEVEQVPAETLYQGLLPSLPQYMIALLKILLAAAPTSKAKTDSINILADVLPEEMPTTVLQSMKLGVDVNRHKEVIVKAISAVLLLLLKHFKLNHVYQFEYMAQHLVFANCIPLILKFFNQNIMSYITAKNSISVLDYPHCVVHELPELTAESLEAGDNNQFCWRNLFSCINLLRILNKLTKWKHSRTMMLVVFKSAPILKRALKVKQAMMQLYVLKLLKVQTKYLGRQWRKSNMKTMSAIYQKVRHRLNDDWAYGNDLDARPWDFQAEECALRANIERFNARRYDRAHSNPDFLPVDNCLQSVLGQRVDLPEDFQMNYDLWLEREVFSKPISWEELLQ; translated from the exons ATGGAGCCCGCAGCCGGCAGCCCCGGCCCGCTGATCATGAACAACAAGCAGCCTCAGCCGCCGCCACCTCCGCCGCCCGCCACCGCGCAGCCGCCGCCCGGGACACCGCGGGCCGGCGCGGGTCTCCTGCCGGGGGGCAAAGCCCGAGAGTTCAACCGCAACCAGCGCAAAGACTCGGAG GGCTATTCCGAGTCTCCGGACCTGGAGTTTGAGTATGCGGACACGGACAAGTGGGCGGCCGAGCTCTCAG AGCTTTACAGCTACACGGAGGGGCCAGAATTCCTCATGAACCGAAAATGCTTCGAGGAGGACTTCCGCATCCATG TGACAGACAAGAAGTGGACCGAGCTGGACACCAACCAGCACCGGACCCACGCCATGAGGCTCCTGGACGGCCTGGAAGTCACTGCCAGGGAGAAGAGACTCAAGGTGGCCCGGGCAATTCTCTACGTTGCCCAAG GCACCTTCGGGGAGTGCAGCTCAGAGGCGGAGGTGCAGTCCTGGATGCGCTACAACATCTTCCTGCTCCTGGAGGTGGGCACGTTCCATGCGCTGGTGGAGCTTCTGAACATGGAAATAGA CAACAGCGCCGCCTGCAGCAGCGCGGTGAGGAAGCCGGCCATCTCCCTGGCTGACAGCACGGACCTCAG GGTCCTGCTCAACATCATGTACCTGATTGTGGAGACGGTTCACCAGGAGTGTGAGGGCGATAAGGCCGAGTGGAGAACCATGCGCCAGACCTTCAGGGCCGAGCTGG GTTCCCCGCTCTACAACAACGAGCCATTCGCCATCATGCTGTTTGGGATGGTGACCAAAttttgcagtggccatgcccctCACTTCCCCATGAAGAAGGTTCTCTTGCTGCTTTGGAAGACAGTACTG TGCACGCTGGGCGGCTTTGAGGAGCTGCAGAGCATGAAGGCCGAGAAGCGCACCATGCTGGGCCTGCCCCCGCTGCCTGAGGACAGCATCAAAGTGGTCCGCAACATGAGGGCCGCCTCGCCGCCCGCGTCTGCCTCCGACCTGATCGAGCAGCAGCAGAAACGGGGCCGGCGGGAGCACAAG GCGCTGATAAAGCAGGACAACCTGGACGCCTTCAACGAGCGGGACCCCTACAAAGCCGACGACGCtcgagaagaggaagaagaaaacgaTGATGACAACAGCCTGGAGGGGGAGACGTTCCCCCTCGAGCGGGACGAGGTGATGCCTCCCCCACTACAGCACCCCCAGACCGACAGGCTTACCTGCCCAAAGGGGCTCCCATGGGCGCCCAAGGTCAG agagaaagacattgagaTGTTCCTCGAGTCCAGCCGCAGCAAATTCATAGGTTACACTCTGGGCAG CGACACGAACACAGTGGTGGGGCTGCCCAGGCCAATCCACGAAAGCATCAAGACTCTGAAACAG cacAAGTACACGTCGATCGCGGAGGTCCAGGCGCAGATGGAGGAGGAGTTCCTTCGCTCTCCTCTTTCAGCG ggagaagaggaagtcGAGCAAGTCCCTGCAGAGACACTCTACCaaggcctgctccccagcctgcccCAGTACATG ATCGCGCTGCTGAAGATCCTGCTGGCTGCAGCCCCCACCTCCAAAGCCAAAACCGACTCGATCAACATCCTGGCCGACGTCCTGCCTGAGGAGATGCC CACCACGGTGTTGCAGAGCATGAAGCTGGGCGTGGATGTGAACCGCCACAAGGAGGTCATTGTTAAGGCCATTTCCgctgtcctgctgctgctgctcaagCACTTCAAGTTGAACCACGTCTACCAG TTTGAATACATGGCCCAGCACCTGGTGTTTGCCAACTGCATCCCTTTGATCCTAAAGTTCTTCAATCAAAACATCATGTCCTACATCACTGCCAAGAACAG CATTTCCGTCCTGGATTACCCTCACTGCGTGGTGCACGAGCTGCCAGAGCTGACTGCCGAGAGTCTG GAAGCAGGCGACAATAACCAGTTTTGCTGGAGGAACCTCTTTTCTTGCATCAATCTCCTCCGGATCTTGAACAAGCTGACCAAGTGGAAGCACTCAAGAACGATG ATGCTGGTGGTGTTCAAGTCCGCCCCCATCCTGAAGCGCGCCCTGAAGGTGAAGCAGGCCATGATGCAGCTGTACGTGCTGAAGCTGCTCAAGGTGCAGACCAAGTACCTGGGGCGGCAGTGGCGCAAGAGCAACATGAAGACCATGTCTGCCATCTACCAGAAGGTGCGGCACCGGCTCAACGACGACTGGGCCTACGGCAACG ATCTGGACGCCCGGCCTTGGGACTTCCAAGCAGAGGAGTGTGCCCTCCGTGCCAACATTGAGCGCTTCAACGCCCGGCGCTATGACCGGGCCCACAGCAACCCCGACTTCCTGCCTGTGGACAACTGCCTGCAGAGCGTCCTGGGCCAGCGGGTGGACCTCCCTGAGGACTTCCAGATGAACTACGACCTCTGGTTAGAAAGGGAGGTTTTCTCCAAGCCCATTTCCTGGGAAGAGCTGCTGCAATGA